From the genome of Azospira restricta, one region includes:
- a CDS encoding M16 family metallopeptidase: MKTMTRKLLLALGLCAATLAAEAGVRIEHWQAPSGARVYFVESRALPIVDVQVDFPAGAAQDPADKAGLAQLTRGLMDLGAGGMDENEVATKLADLGARLGGGADTDRASVSLRTLAMPDKRNAAFAIMRAVIAEPRFDAAVFERERARTVAALREALTRPETIAARAFWAGLYGDHPYGRQPTVDSLGRISGDDLCAFHAARYTARTAVVSIVGDLSRAEAEALAQQLTGALPAGEAAVPTPAVTLPAAGEVRLPHPAAQAHIQFGLPALKRGDPDFYALMVGNYSLGGGGFVSRLMKEVRDKRGFAYSVYSYFAPMKEAGPFQIGLQTKREQAKDALKVARDELLRFLAEGPSEDELKAAKANIVGSFPLRLDSNRKILDNVAAIAFYGLPLDYLDTYAANIGKVTAADVRAAFARHVKPEHLVTVVVAGE, from the coding sequence ATGAAAACGATGACCAGGAAGCTTCTTCTCGCGCTCGGTCTCTGCGCCGCCACGCTGGCCGCCGAGGCCGGCGTGCGCATCGAGCACTGGCAGGCGCCGTCCGGCGCCCGCGTCTATTTCGTCGAGTCGCGCGCGCTGCCGATCGTCGACGTGCAGGTCGACTTCCCCGCCGGCGCCGCGCAGGACCCGGCCGACAAGGCCGGGCTGGCGCAGCTGACGCGCGGCCTGATGGACCTCGGCGCCGGCGGCATGGACGAGAACGAGGTGGCGACCAAACTCGCCGACCTCGGGGCGCGGCTGGGCGGCGGCGCCGACACCGACCGTGCCAGCGTCAGCTTGCGCACGCTGGCGATGCCGGACAAGCGCAACGCCGCCTTCGCCATCATGCGCGCGGTGATCGCCGAACCGCGCTTCGACGCGGCCGTCTTCGAGCGCGAGCGGGCGCGCACCGTCGCCGCGTTGCGCGAGGCGCTGACGCGGCCGGAGACGATCGCCGCGCGAGCGTTCTGGGCCGGGCTCTACGGCGACCATCCCTACGGCCGGCAGCCGACCGTCGACAGCCTCGGGCGGATCTCCGGCGACGACCTGTGCGCCTTCCATGCCGCGCGCTACACCGCGCGCACGGCGGTGGTCTCGATCGTCGGCGACTTGAGCCGCGCCGAGGCCGAGGCGCTGGCGCAGCAGCTGACCGGGGCGCTGCCGGCCGGCGAGGCTGCGGTGCCGACGCCGGCGGTGACCTTGCCGGCCGCCGGCGAAGTGCGCTTGCCGCACCCGGCGGCGCAGGCGCATATCCAGTTCGGCCTGCCGGCGCTGAAGCGCGGCGACCCCGACTTCTACGCGCTGATGGTCGGCAACTACAGCCTCGGCGGCGGCGGCTTCGTCTCCCGGCTGATGAAAGAAGTGCGCGACAAGCGCGGCTTCGCCTACAGCGTCTACAGCTACTTCGCGCCGATGAAGGAGGCCGGGCCGTTCCAGATCGGCCTGCAGACCAAGCGCGAGCAAGCCAAGGACGCGCTCAAGGTGGCCCGCGACGAGCTGCTGCGCTTCCTCGCCGAAGGGCCGAGCGAGGACGAGCTGAAGGCGGCGAAGGCGAACATCGTCGGCAGCTTCCCGCTGCGCCTCGACTCGAACCGCAAGATCCTCGACAACGTCGCCGCGATCGCCTTCTACGGGCTGCCGCTCGA